The genome window CCGCCGATCAAGTTCAAGGACTGTCCGGGATCGACCGCTAGGTTGCCTGCATTGATGATCCCCCCTGCCTGCCTTGAAAAGGGGGATTCTGACTCCAATAGCCCCCCCCTAGCAAGGGGGGGTTGGGGGGGATCAATGCTAAAGCTAAAAGCAGTGGGATCTCCCAGTAAGGTTGTGTAGTTGTTGGTGCCAAAAGCATTCAACCAGTTGTCGGTGCCAAAGCCGATGCCAATGGCGGTGGTGGCGGTGAAGCTGGCAGGGACGTTGAGACTGGCGCTGTTGCCGAAGATGATCCCCGCAGGGTTCAGCAGATACAGGTTGGGGGTGCCGCCCGTAACTTGCAGCAAGCCGTTGATCACGGAAGGGTCACCACCGATGACGCGGCCGAGGATGTTTTGCAGGTCTGGGGTGGCGAGGAAGGTGGCGATTTGGTTGGTGTCGAGTCCGAATTGTTGAAAGCTGTGGAACAGGTTGGCTCCAGCTTGGGTGCCACCGTTGATCAGAAATTCGTTGCCGTTGGGAGTGACGATCGTCCCTGTGCCATCGCTGGCAGGGGTGATAGGTTGGGC of Cyanobacteriota bacterium contains these proteins:
- a CDS encoding filamentous hemagglutinin N-terminal domain-containing protein, with protein sequence MHSKRLFISRFIAGSLPSVGLLLAFPALAQPITPASDGTGTIVTPNGNEFLINGGTQAGANLFHSFQQFGLDTNQIATFLATPDLQNILGRVIGGDPSVINGLLQVTGGTPNLYLLNPAGIIFGNSASLNVPASFTATTAIGIGFGTDNWLNAFGTNNYTTLLGDPTAFSFSIDPPQPPLARGGLLESESPFSRQAGGIINAGNLAVDPGQSLNLIGGSVINTGTLSAPSGSITLLAVPGSSLVRLSQPSSLLSLEIAGQHQAALFPLSPAALPQLLTGSGLSSQATGLAVEADGT